In Doryrhamphus excisus isolate RoL2022-K1 chromosome 21, RoL_Dexc_1.0, whole genome shotgun sequence, a single genomic region encodes these proteins:
- the tyms gene encoding thymidylate synthase has translation MEQVYSTDIKEESGLTDRPQRSSHLRADFHLEQISRQDSDEKLKETTAESDEKQSTFSLFCDERGYLNQVEMILKHGRKKGDRTGTGVISVFGAQARYSLRDQFPLLTTKRVFWRGIVEELLWFIKGSTNSNELSEKGVKIWDANGCRSFLDKCGFTDREEGDLGPVYGFQWRHFGAEYTNMHADYTGQGVDQLQKVIDTIKSNPEDRRIIMCAWNPKDLPLMALPPCHALCQFYVCDGELSCQLYQRSGDIGLGVPFNIASYALLTYMIAHITGLKPGDFVHTLGDAHIYINHIEPLKVQLQREIRPFPKLKILRKVDNIDDFRAEDFEIVDYNPHPSIKMEMAV, from the exons ATGGAACAGGTGTATTCAACCGACATAAAAGAGGAAAGTGGACTCACCGACAGACCCCAACGATCTTCTCACTTAAGGGCAG ACTTCCACTTGGAGCAAATAAGCAGACAGGACAGCGACGAGAAGCTGAAGGAGACGACAGCAGAGTCGGATGAGAAACAGAGCACCTTTAGCCTCTTCTGCGATGAGCGCGGTTACCTGAACCAAGTGGAGATGATCCTGAAACACGGCCGCAAGAAGGGAGACCGGACCGGGACCGGCGTCATCTCGGTGTTTGGTGCCCAGGCCCGATATAGTCTTCGAG ATCAGTTTCCTCTGCTGACCACCAAGAGAGTGTTTTGGAGAGGAATTGTTGAAGAGTTGCTTTGGTTCATCAAA GGATCGACAAATTCCAATGAGCTCTCTGAGAAAGGGGTGAAGATTTGGGATGCCAATGGCTGCCGGAGCTTTCTGGACAAGTGCGGCTTCACTGACCGAGAGGAGGGCGACCTGGGTCCGGTGTACGGCTTCCAGTGGCGGCATTTTGGTGCAGAGTACACCAACATGCATGCAG ATTACACAGGACAAGGCGTGGATCAGCTGCAGAAAGTCATTGACACCATTAAAAGTAATCCAGAGGACAGGCGCATCATCATGTGTGCATGGAATCCTAAAG aCCTGCCTCTCATGGCGCTGCCGCCCTGTCACGCCCTCTGCCAGTTCTACGTGTGCGACGGCGAGCTGTCGTGTCAGCTCTACCAGCGCTCGGGCGACATTGGCTTGGGGGTGCCCTTCAATATCGCCAGCTATGCACTCCTCACGTACATGATAGCGCACATCACGGGACTCAAG CCTGGCGACTTTGTCCACACGCTAGGAGACGCTCACATCTACATCAACCACATTGAACCTTTGAAAGTTCAG TTGCAGAGGGAGATCCGTCCCTTCCCCAAATTGAAGATCCTTCGAAAAGTAGACAATATCGATGATTTCCGTGCAGAGGACTTTGAGATTGTGGACTACAATCCCCACCCGTCCATCAAGATGGAGATGGCTGTGTGA
- the adcyap1a gene encoding adenylate cyclase activating polypeptide 1a isoform X1: MSSKATLAFLIYGIIMHHSMGLGFPSVRLDGEVYDEDGHSLPSMDYDRQQLDVRSPPSVTEDVYSLYYPPENRLERHADGMFNKAYRKALGQLSARKYLHSLMAKRVGGGKATDENWEPLSKRHSDGIFTDSYSRYRKQMAVKKYLAAVLGKRLEDVDFHPILQDIDFDALPDGDDFEAFLGDWLKRVSPKFLVSFSFLSMRQETEGCVCPPPSFISLFFPSHFKFQNPSSVLLSLCGKSQIRPLEHVWGLSCPFLS; encoded by the exons ATGTCCAGCAAAGCCACTTTAGCCTTCCTCATCTATGGAATCATCATGCATCACAGCATGGGGCTTGGCTTTCCCAGTGTGAG ACTAGACGGTGAGGTTTATGACGAGGATGGACATTCCCTGCCGTCCATGGACTACGACAGACAGCAGCTGGATGTGAGAAGTCCTCCGTCTGTAACCGAAGACGTGTACTCTTTGTACTACCCGCCAGAGAACAG ACTGGAAAGACACGCAGACGGCATGTTTAATAAAGCGTACAGGAAAGCACTGGGTCAGCTATCAGCCAGGAAGTATCTTCATTCTCTCATGGCAAAGCGTGTCGG TGGCGGAAAGGCCACGGATGAGAACTGGGAGCCTCTGTCCAAGCGACACTCGGACGGCATCTTCACGGACAGCTACAGTCGCTACCGAAAGCAGATGGCGGTGAAGAAGTACCTGGCGGCGGTGCTGGGGAAAAG ACTTGAAGACGTAGATTTCCATCCTATTCTTCAAGACATAGACTTTGATGCCCTCCCGGACGGGGATGACTTTGAGGCTTTTTTGGGGGACTGGCTCAAACGGGTCTCTCCCAAGTTCCTGGTGAGTTTTAGTTTCTTGTCCATGAGACAAGAGACAGAGGggtgtgtgtgcccccccccctccttcatctccctttttttcccctctcactTTAAATTCCAAAATCCCTCATCTGTACTCCTGTCCCTTTGTGGAAAATCCCAAATCCGGCCACTGGAGCACGTTTGGGGTCTTTCTTGTCCTTTTCTTTCATAA
- the adcyap1a gene encoding adenylate cyclase activating polypeptide 1a isoform X2: MSSKATLAFLIYGIIMHHSMGLGFPSVRLDGEVYDEDGHSLPSMDYDRQQLDVRSPPSVTEDVYSLYYPPENRLERHADGMFNKAYRKALGQLSARKYLHSLMAKRVGGGKATDENWEPLSKRHSDGIFTDSYSRYRKQMAVKKYLAAVLGKRLEDVDFHPILQDIDFDALPDGDDFEAFLGDWLKRVSPKFLAL; this comes from the exons ATGTCCAGCAAAGCCACTTTAGCCTTCCTCATCTATGGAATCATCATGCATCACAGCATGGGGCTTGGCTTTCCCAGTGTGAG ACTAGACGGTGAGGTTTATGACGAGGATGGACATTCCCTGCCGTCCATGGACTACGACAGACAGCAGCTGGATGTGAGAAGTCCTCCGTCTGTAACCGAAGACGTGTACTCTTTGTACTACCCGCCAGAGAACAG ACTGGAAAGACACGCAGACGGCATGTTTAATAAAGCGTACAGGAAAGCACTGGGTCAGCTATCAGCCAGGAAGTATCTTCATTCTCTCATGGCAAAGCGTGTCGG TGGCGGAAAGGCCACGGATGAGAACTGGGAGCCTCTGTCCAAGCGACACTCGGACGGCATCTTCACGGACAGCTACAGTCGCTACCGAAAGCAGATGGCGGTGAAGAAGTACCTGGCGGCGGTGCTGGGGAAAAG ACTTGAAGACGTAGATTTCCATCCTATTCTTCAAGACATAGACTTTGATGCCCTCCCGGACGGGGATGACTTTGAGGCTTTTTTGGGGGACTGGCTCAAACGGGTCTCTCCCAAGTTCCTG GCTTTGTGA
- the LOC131108897 gene encoding tyrosine-protein kinase yes-like: MGCVKSKEDKGPAIKYGPENASPSDPNAATPQMGHYGPDPTHLQPNLPLSLSSSCSAAANVNPALTPFGGSSNAISPFGGASSSFTGPVSNSFSGSLPGGVTFFVALYDYEARTSDDLSFEKGERFQIINNTEGDWWEARSINTGKKGYIPSNYVAPADSIQAEEWYFGKMGRKDGERLLLNPGNHRGTFLVRESETTKGAYSLSIRDWDETKGDNVKHYKIRKLDSGGYYITTRAQFDTLQKLIKHYTEHADGLCHRLTTLCPTVKPQTQGLAKDAWEIPRHSLRLELKLGQGCFGEVWMGTWNGTTKVAIKTLKPGTMSPEAFLQEAQIMKKLRHDKLVPLYAVVSAEPIYIVTEYMAKGSLLDFLKEGDGKFLKLPLLVDMAAQIADGMAFIERMNYIHRDLRAANILVGDNLVCKIADFGLARLIEDNEYTARQGAKFPIKWTAPEAALYGRFTIKSDVWSFGILVTELVTKGRVPYPGMVNREVLEQVERGYCMPCPHGCPESLHEMMKLCWKKEPDERPTFEYIQSFLEDYFTATEPQYQPGENL; encoded by the exons ATGGGCTGCGTGAAGAGCAAAGAGGACAAAGGCCCCGCTATTAAGTACGGGCCAGAGAATGCGTCTCCGTCTGACCCCAACGCCGCCACCCCCCAAATGGGCCACTACGGGCCCGATCCCACTCATCTGCAGCCCAATCTACCCCTCTCCTTGTCCTCCTCGTGCTCCGCTGCCGCCAATGTCAACCCTGCCCTTACGCCCTTTGGCGGATCCTCCAATGCTATTAGCCCCTTTGGGGGGGCTTCATCTTCCTTCACTGGTCCGGTGTCCAACTCGTTTTCTGGTTCTCTCCCAG GTGGCGTGACTTTCTTTGTGGCGCTGTACGACTATGAGGCCAGAACATCCGATGACCTTTCATTCGAGAAAGGAGAACGCTTCCAGATCATCAATAATAC AGAAGGAGACTGGTGGGAAGCTCGCTCCATCAACACTGGAAAGAAAGGTTACATCCCGAGCAATTATGTGGCCCCCGCAGACTCCATCCAGGCTGAGGA GTGGTACTTTGGCAAAATGGGCCGCAAGGACGGCGAGAGGTTGCTGCTGAATCCGGGGAATCATCGGGGGACTTTCCTTGTGCGTGAAAGCGAAACCACTAAAG GTGCTTATTCTCTTTCCATTCGGGATTGGGATGAAACCAAGGGAGACAATGTGAAACACTATAAGATCCGTAAGCTGGACAGCGGCGGGTACTACATCACCACTCGAGCGCAGTTCGACACCTTACAGAAGCTGATCAAACACTACACAG AGCACGCAGACGGCCTCTGCCACAGGCTCACCACACTTTGTCCCACAGTCAAGCCTCAGACGCAGGGACTCGCTAAGGATGCCTGGGAGATACCTCGCCACTCACTTAGACTGGAGCTCAAGCTGGGACAGGGCTGCTTCGGAGAAGTCTGGATGG GCACGTGGAACGGCACCACCAAAGTGGCCATAAAGACCCTGAAGCCAGGCACCATGTCGCCAGAGGCCTTCCTGCAGGAAGCTCAGATCATGAAGAAGCTTCGTCATGACAAACTGGTGCCTCTGTACGCTGTCGTTTCTGCCGAGCCCATCTACATCGTCACAGAGTACATGGCCAAAG GCAGCTTGCTCGATTTCCTCAAAGAGGGTGATGGAAAGTTCCTTAAGCTTCCTCTTCTGGTGGACATGGCAGCACAG aTCGCAGACGGTATGGCTTTTATTGAGAGGATGAACTACATCCACCGCGACCTACGCGCTGCAAACATCCTGGTGGGCGACAACCTGGTGTGCAAGATTGCCGACTTTGGCCTGGCCAGATTGATCGAGGACAACGAGTACACAGCCAGGCAAG GAGCCAAATTCCCTATCAAGTGGACTGCACCGGAGGCGGCGCTGTACGGACGCTTCACCATCAAGTCGGACGTGTGGTCCTTCGGCATCCTAGTGACTGAGCTCGTCACCAAAGGCAGGGTGCCTTACCCTG GCATGGTCAaccgggaggtgctggagcagGTGGAGCGGGGCTACTGCATGCCATGCCCACACGGCTGCCCCGAGTCACTGCACGAGATGATGAAGCTGTGCTGGAAGAAGGAACCGGATGAGAGGCCCACCTTCGAGTACATCCAGTCCTTCCTGGAGGACTACTTCACCGCCACGGAGCCCCAGTACCAACCTGGGGAGAACCTATAG